One Misgurnus anguillicaudatus chromosome 19, ASM2758022v2, whole genome shotgun sequence genomic region harbors:
- the pdap1b gene encoding pdgfa associated protein 1b — translation MPKGGKKGGHKGRMRTYTSPEEIDAQMKAEKERKKNEEEEGASVNDNQTEDKITASDSEDSDDDGSQKRKGIEGLIEIENPNRAAQKAKKVTEIELEGPKQLSRREREEIEKQKAKERYMKMHLAGKTDQAKADLARLAIIRKQREDAARKKEEERKAKEAAQAAAAATKGLHTLSLK, via the exons ATGCCAAAAGGAG ggaAAAAAGGTGGCCATAAAGGTCGTATGAGAACCTACACAAGTCCTGAAGAAATAGATGCTCAGATGAAAGCAGAGAAAGAACGAAAGAAG AATGAAGAGGAGGAAGGTGCATCAGTAAATGACAACCAGACAGAGGACAAAATTACAGCATCAGATTCAGAAGACAGTGATGATGATGGGTCTCAG AAAAGAAAGGGCATTGAAGGGTTGATAGAGATTGAAAATCCGAATCGTGCTGCCCAAAAAGCAAAGAAAGTCACAGAAATAGAACTTGAAGGTCCCAAACAGCTTTCCAGAAGAGAA AGAGAGGAGATTGAAAAACAAAAAGCCAAAGAGAGGTACATGAAAATGCATTTAGCAGGAAAGACAGATCAAGCCAAAGCAGATCTAGCTCGGCTTGCCATTATCAGAAAGCAACGTGAAGACGCCGCACGGAAAAAAGAAGAGGAACGTAAAG CAAAAGAAGCAGCACAAGCAGCAGCCGCAGCAACTAAAGGATTACACACGTTGTCTCTCAAATGA